The Pectinophora gossypiella chromosome 15, ilPecGoss1.1, whole genome shotgun sequence genome has a window encoding:
- the LOC126372941 gene encoding uncharacterized protein LOC126372941 isoform X1: MYKTVRHGENSLQYTILPQTEEVLNNSGLKGKGRDYSPSIHVRRSRRKSTVKYVLLILFGVVIALALASVPLYVMNGALYARRNHQDSHEIITNSPLTPTGREIVKSRKKELKMILEVVSTAEPTTSTSTTTSTTSTTTATPPTSSDRATTPPWTMPAIRSWKSSTSSTTIRTIPTEDIDKIPLVGTPSGSIRLLDRYMSAKPWEDIIIKPTVTSEPITIRNVFKYYSKSYVPSEKPVTTNPKVFEDVLITTKSTTVRIPVTSETTSENSKMRDLKDAILSVDDDDEFKESLEVDEVFSLPPLKPDSAAAGSESDEVTVSKATDGGRYGARWPFVDISSYFQWTGYSPGDNLLLPLLVAALSSIALVLLLALAVRRRKRSLTVSQQIGKLTADLQADDNTNLLTAENPEDGEE, from the exons ATGTACAAGACGGTGCGCCACGGCGAGAACAGTCTCCAATACACAATTCTTCCGCAAACAGAGGAAGTGCTCAATAACAGTGGACTGAAAGGCAAAGGACGGGATTACAGCCCCTCCATCCATGTGCGTCGTTCGCGGAGGAAATCCACTGTCAAATATGTTTTACTGATTTTATTTGGCGTAGTCATAGCGTTGGCTCTGGCGTCTGTACCGCTGTATGTGATGAACGGAGCGTTGTATGCCCGCAGGAATCACCAAGACAGTCATGAAATTATAACTAATTCTCCCCTTACGCCGACGGGACGGGAAATTGTTAAGTCGCGAAAAAAGGAGCTTAAGATGATTTTGGAGGTGGTGTCAACAGCTGAACCAACGACGAGTACATCAACAACAACGAGTACGACGTCGACGACGACGGCGACTCCCCCGACGAGCAGCGATCGCGCCACGACGCCACCGTGGACGATGCCCGCCATCCGGTCGTGGAAGAGCTCCACGTCCTCAACCACGATACGGACCATCCCGACCGAGGACATCGACAAGATTCCTCTCGTCGGCACTCCCTCGGGCAGCATCCGCCTGCTAGACCGCTACATGTCCGCCAAGCCCTGGGAGGACATTATAATCAAACCCACCGTCACATCAGAACCGATCACGATTCGTAATGTATTCAAGTATTACTCCAAATCGTACGTTCCATCGGAGAAACCTGTAACGACTAATCCAAAAGTATTTGAAGATGTATTGATAACGACGAAATCCACTACGGTTCGCATTCCAGTGACGTCTGAGACGACCAGCGAGAATTCCAAAATGAGAGATTTGAAGGACGCTATACTATCggtggatgatgatgatgaattcaagGAGTCTTTGGAAGTAGACGAGGTGTTCTCTCTGCCGCCGCTAAAGCCAGACTCGGCGGCTGCTGGGAGTGAGAGTGACGAGGTGACGGTGTCGAAGGCCACGGACGGAGGGCGGTACGGCGCGCGGTGGCCGTTCGTCGATATCTCCTCGTACTTCCAATGGACG GGCTATTCTCCGGGAGACAATCTGCTGCTACCGCTGCTGGTGGCGGCGCTGTCGTCCATCGCGCTGGTGCTGCTGCTGGCGCTCGCCGTGCGCAGGCGCAAGCGGTCACTCACCGTCTCGCAGCAGATTGGG
- the LOC126372941 gene encoding uncharacterized protein LOC126372941 isoform X2 has product MYKTVRHGENSLQYTILPQTEEVLNNSGLKGKGRDYSPSIHVRRSRRKSTVKYVLLILFGVVIALALASVPLYVMNGALYARRNHQDSHEIITNSPLTPTGREIVKSRKKELKMILEVVSTAEPTTSTSTTTSTTSTTTATPPTSSDRATTPPWTMPAIRSWKSSTSSTTIRTIPTEDIDKIPLVGTPSGSIRLLDRYMSAKPWEDIIIKPTVTSEPITIRNVFKYYSKSYVPSEKPVTTNPKVFEDVLITTKSTTVRIPVTSETTSENSKMRDLKDAILSVDDDDEFKESLEVDEVFSLPPLKPDSAAAGSESDEVTVSKATDGGRYGARWPFVDISSYFQWTGYSPGDNLLLPLLVAALSSIALVLLLALAVRRRKRSLTVSQQIGLTADLQADDNTNLLTAENPEDGEE; this is encoded by the exons ATGTACAAGACGGTGCGCCACGGCGAGAACAGTCTCCAATACACAATTCTTCCGCAAACAGAGGAAGTGCTCAATAACAGTGGACTGAAAGGCAAAGGACGGGATTACAGCCCCTCCATCCATGTGCGTCGTTCGCGGAGGAAATCCACTGTCAAATATGTTTTACTGATTTTATTTGGCGTAGTCATAGCGTTGGCTCTGGCGTCTGTACCGCTGTATGTGATGAACGGAGCGTTGTATGCCCGCAGGAATCACCAAGACAGTCATGAAATTATAACTAATTCTCCCCTTACGCCGACGGGACGGGAAATTGTTAAGTCGCGAAAAAAGGAGCTTAAGATGATTTTGGAGGTGGTGTCAACAGCTGAACCAACGACGAGTACATCAACAACAACGAGTACGACGTCGACGACGACGGCGACTCCCCCGACGAGCAGCGATCGCGCCACGACGCCACCGTGGACGATGCCCGCCATCCGGTCGTGGAAGAGCTCCACGTCCTCAACCACGATACGGACCATCCCGACCGAGGACATCGACAAGATTCCTCTCGTCGGCACTCCCTCGGGCAGCATCCGCCTGCTAGACCGCTACATGTCCGCCAAGCCCTGGGAGGACATTATAATCAAACCCACCGTCACATCAGAACCGATCACGATTCGTAATGTATTCAAGTATTACTCCAAATCGTACGTTCCATCGGAGAAACCTGTAACGACTAATCCAAAAGTATTTGAAGATGTATTGATAACGACGAAATCCACTACGGTTCGCATTCCAGTGACGTCTGAGACGACCAGCGAGAATTCCAAAATGAGAGATTTGAAGGACGCTATACTATCggtggatgatgatgatgaattcaagGAGTCTTTGGAAGTAGACGAGGTGTTCTCTCTGCCGCCGCTAAAGCCAGACTCGGCGGCTGCTGGGAGTGAGAGTGACGAGGTGACGGTGTCGAAGGCCACGGACGGAGGGCGGTACGGCGCGCGGTGGCCGTTCGTCGATATCTCCTCGTACTTCCAATGGACG GGCTATTCTCCGGGAGACAATCTGCTGCTACCGCTGCTGGTGGCGGCGCTGTCGTCCATCGCGCTGGTGCTGCTGCTGGCGCTCGCCGTGCGCAGGCGCAAGCGGTCACTCACCGTCTCGCAGCAGATTGGG